From Anaerolineae bacterium, the proteins below share one genomic window:
- a CDS encoding DUF2505 family protein, with amino-acid sequence MEFRLENEIPVSAQELWHALYTPEFDSFVARECELYPHVQIKRQSSSCLIRRQVRIRLACVDMPDIVRSAVKKVFVGDEIIYEEIQKKNSNRFEMRWRIHPPVFKEKFHASGVLRLASIDGSRCLRIMEGRIHVGLFGVGGLLERITAEQVKRTSDQFCQVVAKWNPENAECGGRDRPKQVAGLFRSCRPNSTKESYNSGVNT; translated from the coding sequence ATGGAATTCCGTCTGGAAAATGAGATCCCTGTGTCGGCACAAGAATTGTGGCATGCTTTATATACCCCCGAGTTCGATAGCTTTGTGGCCAGAGAATGCGAACTTTATCCCCATGTACAGATCAAAAGACAGTCCTCGAGTTGTTTGATACGCAGGCAGGTGAGAATCAGACTTGCCTGCGTGGATATGCCTGATATTGTCCGTAGTGCTGTAAAAAAGGTGTTTGTGGGGGATGAAATAATCTACGAAGAAATACAGAAGAAAAACTCGAATCGTTTTGAAATGCGCTGGAGAATTCATCCTCCGGTGTTCAAAGAAAAATTTCACGCTTCAGGAGTATTGCGACTCGCATCCATTGATGGAAGCCGGTGTCTCCGAATTATGGAAGGGAGGATACATGTTGGGCTGTTCGGAGTGGGTGGCTTACTGGAACGGATAACTGCGGAGCAAGTAAAAAGGACAAGCGATCAATTCTGCCAAGTGGTGGCCAAATGGAACCCTGAGAATGCCGAATGTGGTGGCAGAGATAGACCAAAACAGGTGGCTGGATTATTCCGGAGTTGCAGGCCGAATTCAACGAAAGAGTCATACAACAGTGGGGTGAATACATGA